A region of the Gemmatimonadota bacterium genome:
TGCAGCAGCCCTTGGGCGAGGAGGTACTTCATCACCGCGGGCGTCCCCCCCACCCGATCGAGGTCCTCCATCACGTACCGCCCGCTCGGCTTGAGGTCGGCGATGTACGGGACGCGGGCGCTGATGGCCTGGAAGTCGTCGATGGTGAGAAGGACGCCAGCGGAGCGCGCAACGGCCAGCAGATGCAAGACGGCATTCGTCGACCCGCCCAGCGCCATGACCACGGTGATCGCGTTCTCGAACGCCGCGCGCGTCATCACCTGGCGCGGCGTGATGCCCCGCTCGAGGAGCACGCGCATGGCCGCCCCCGCGCGCACGCATTCCTCACGCTTGCGCGGGTCGGTGGCCGGCGTGGACGAACTGTAGGGCAGCGTCATGCCTAACGCCTCCGCCGCCGACGCCATCGTGTTGGCCGTGTACATCCCGCCGCAGGCGCCCGCGCCCGGGCAGGCATGGCGCACTACCGCGTTCATCGAGGCCTCGCTGCGCCGCCCGGCGACGAACTCGCCATAGCTTTGGAAGACCGAGACGATGTCCAGCGTCTCGCCGTCGTGGTGCCCCGGGCGGATCGTCCCGCCGAAGATCATGAGCGCCGGACGGTCCAGGCGCGCCATGGCCATGAGGGCGCCCGGCATGTTCTTGTCACAGCCGGGGACGGCGATGAGCCCGTCGTACCACTGGGCCCCCATCACCGTCTCGATCGAGTCGGCGATGAGGTCGCGCGACGGAAGCGAGTAGCTCATCCCGTCCGTCCCCATCGAGATGCCATCGCTCACCCCGATGGTGTTGAAGCGCATCCCCACCATCCCGGCCGCCTGTACCCCGTCGCGCGCCGCCGTCCCCAGCTCGAGCAGGTGCATGTTGCAGGGATTGCCATCGTACCACATGCTGGCGATGCCGACCTGCGCCTTGGGCAGGTCGTCTTCGGTGAGCCCGGTGGCAAAGAGCATGGCGCGCGACGCGACCTGCGCGCGCGCCTGGGTCAGGCGAGCGGAGTGCCGGTTCATCGTCATGGGCGGCTCATGCCATCTTGTAGCCGCCGCCACAGGTGACGACCTCGCCGGTGATGTAGTTGGACTCCGGGATGCAGAACAGGTACACCGCACCGGCCGCCTCCTCCACCGTCCCGGGCCTGCCTAACGGGATGATGGCCTCGAGCTTCTTGAACGCCTCCGGATTGAGCCCGACCGGGATGTGCCGTCCCTCGATGTCGATCGTGGCCCCGCCGTGCGCAGGCGCCGAGGTGAGGCGTGTTTCGATGACGCCGAAGGCGACCGCGTTCACGGTGACCTTGTAGCGCCCCCACTCCTTGGCCATCGCCTTGGTGAGGCCGATGATCCCCGCCTTGGCCGACGAGTAGTTGGCCTGCCCCGGGTTGCCGTTGGTCCCCGAGACCGACGAGATGTTCACCACCTTGCGATACACGGGGGTCCCGGCCTCGGCCTCCCGCTTGGCGTTGGCGCGAATCACCTCGCTCGCGGCGCGCAGGATGCGGAACGGCGCCTTGAGGTGCACGTCCATGATCGCGTCCCACTGCTCGTCGGTCATCTTCTGGATCACGTTGTCCCAGGTGAAGCCGGCGTTGTTGATGATGATGTCCAGCCCGCCGAAGCTGTCGACCGCCGTGCGCACGAAGCGCTCGGGAAAGTCCCTGTCGGCCACACTCCCAGAGACGGCAACCGCCTTCCCTCCGCTCGCCTCGATGGCGGCGACGGTCTCCTGCGCCGGTGCGGCATCGAGATCGTTGACGAC
Encoded here:
- the ilvD gene encoding dihydroxy-acid dehydratase gives rise to the protein MTMNRHSARLTQARAQVASRAMLFATGLTEDDLPKAQVGIASMWYDGNPCNMHLLELGTAARDGVQAAGMVGMRFNTIGVSDGISMGTDGMSYSLPSRDLIADSIETVMGAQWYDGLIAVPGCDKNMPGALMAMARLDRPALMIFGGTIRPGHHDGETLDIVSVFQSYGEFVAGRRSEASMNAVVRHACPGAGACGGMYTANTMASAAEALGMTLPYSSSTPATDPRKREECVRAGAAMRVLLERGITPRQVMTRAAFENAITVVMALGGSTNAVLHLLAVARSAGVLLTIDDFQAISARVPYIADLKPSGRYVMEDLDRVGGTPAVMKYLLAQGLLHGDCLTVTGKTVAENLAEVPGLAEGQDVIRPLGAPFKATGHLEILRGNLAPDGAVAKITGKEGMRFSGPARVFEQEEAALAALEQRQVQPGDVVVIRYEGPRGGPGMPEMLTITGAIMGAGLGASVALITDGRFSGGTHGFVVGHVTPEAQDGGALALVRDGDRITIDATARTLTVDVSDAELAARRAAWIAPPLRATQGVLLKYIRSVSNASLGCVTDG
- a CDS encoding SDR family oxidoreductase; the encoded protein is MKLAGKVAIITGAGRGIGQAIALKLASEGAHIVVNDLDAAPAQETVAAIEASGGKAVAVSGSVADRDFPERFVRTAVDSFGGLDIIINNAGFTWDNVIQKMTDEQWDAIMDVHLKAPFRILRAASEVIRANAKREAEAGTPVYRKVVNISSVSGTNGNPGQANYSSAKAGIIGLTKAMAKEWGRYKVTVNAVAFGVIETRLTSAPAHGGATIDIEGRHIPVGLNPEAFKKLEAIIPLGRPGTVEEAAGAVYLFCIPESNYITGEVVTCGGGYKMA